The proteins below come from a single Xyrauchen texanus isolate HMW12.3.18 chromosome 3, RBS_HiC_50CHRs, whole genome shotgun sequence genomic window:
- the taf1 gene encoding transcription initiation factor TFIID subunit 1 isoform X7 has protein sequence MSDSDSDEDQDHPFHLTGFLFGNINENGQLEDDSVLDTESKKHLAGLGSLGLGSLITEITASEEETADNEPDQSNIDSEGWVRSTEDAVDYSDISEVAEDETRKYRQAMGSLQPARRADEGDDDYDADCEDVDSKLMPPPPPPSLPIPAKKEDTPTQTSSVSDEGDGIILPSIIAPSSVGDKVDFSSSSDSESESDRPSQGSGTGGQRQMCLTLPLAGIMQKDAAKALPGVTELFPEFRPGKVLRFLRLFGPGKNMPSVWRSARRKRKRKQREPLADMAPGDNDSDPPEGEAKKKSGWDYEHAPPPPPEQCLSDDEITMMAPVESKFMQVSGEGDKVSEVRPKVAEWRYGPAQLWYDMLGVPEDGSGFHYGFKLRDEQQQDSTDTVAKTTVNAPASAPVIEQAPQQDAYDEGEDVSQMQDEMFLMVTQLQWEDDIIWNGDEVKHKGTKTQRASLAGWLPTSMTRNANAYNAQQGLSRSNSQLVPLTPPPLAKTPSTTGSKRDKHSHDHQAHEDDSPWFSIFPIDNEELVYGRWEDNIIWDDQCMDCLPSPPILTLDPNDENIILDIPDEKEERASHSPSKDNKKETALKKSRILLGKTGVIKDEPQQNMSQPEIKDPWNLSNDEFYYPKQQGLRGSFGGNIIQHSIPTVELRQPFFPTHMGPMKLRLFHRPSLKKYSFGALSQPGQHPVQPLLKHIKKKAKMREQERQASGGGDMFFMRTAQDLTGKDGDLILAEYSEEYPPLLMQVGMATKIKNYYKRKPGKDPGAPDCKYGETVYCHTSPFLGSLHPGQLLQAFENNLFRAPVYLHKMPETDFLIIRTRQGYLIRELVDIFVVGQECPLYEVPGPNSKRANTHIRDFLQVFIYRLFWKSKDRPRRIRMEDIKKAFPSHSESSIRKRLKLCADFKRTGMDSNWWVLKPDFRLPTEEEIRALVSPEQCCAYYSMLVAEQRLKDAGYGDKSFFAPDEENEEEFQMKIDDEVRTAPWNTTRAFIAAMKGKCLLEVTGVADPTGCGEGFSYVKVPNKPTQQKDDREPQPVKKTVTGTDADLRRLSLKNAKQLLRKFGVPEEEIKKLSRWEVIDVVRTMSTEQARSGEGPMSKFARGSRFSVAEHQERYKEECQRIFDLQNKVLESTEVLSTDTDSSSAEDSDFEEMGKNIENMLQNKKTSSQLSREREEQERKELQRMLMGEDNERERGRKERRKGSSALSTSSHKDDDASSVTSLNSSATGRRMKIYRTFCDEDGKEYVRCETVRKPSVIDAYLRIRTTKDNDFIRKFALFDEQHREEMRKERRRIQEQLRRLKRNQEKDKFKGPPEKKAKKAKERPDLKLKCGACGAIGHMRTNKFCPLYYQTNAPPSNPVAMTEEQEEELEKTVIHNDNEELIKVEGTKIVLGKQLIESADEVRRKSLVLKFPKQQLPPKKKRRVGTTAHCDYLNRPHKSIHRRRTDPMVTLSSVLESIINDMRDLPNTYPFHTPVNGKVIKDYYKIITRPMDLQTLRENVRKRIYPSREEFRESVELIFKNSATYNGAKHLLTLVAQSMLNLCDEKLKEKEERLVRLEKAINPLLDDDDQVAFSFILDNIVTQKMMAVPGSWPFHHPVNKKFVPDYYKVIIDPMDLDTLRKNISKHKYQNREIFLADVSLIHANSVKYNGPDSPYTKTALEIVNLCKQTLAEYDEHLTQLEKDISTAKEAALDAADLESLDPLTPGPYTPQGRHRGRMGEDESDVDIEGYEEDDDGKPKTPAPAEEGDLDDEDEEDDDDELLMRPQRRMHGDEEEEEDDEGSSRQQQASVLYQDLLMSDAEDDASEEEGDNPFCSIQLSESGSDSDTDLGHQESTRIGLEQEESMMSYEGDGPDEETHMEDSNVSYGSYDDGDSQMQRRVSSPGTGERDVEGVYGMSEEEEEEEDERRRGPSVLTQVQLSDDEEDSEEFRSIGGDIDMDSDN, from the exons ATGTCAGACTCTGACAGTGACGAGGACCAGGACCATCCCTTCCACTTGACAGGGTTTCTGTTTGGCAACATCAATGAGAATGGTCAGCTGGAGGATGACAGCGTGCTGGATACG gaGTCAAAGAAGCACCTGGCTGGTCTGGGCTCTCTGGGTTTGGGTTCACTCATTACAGAGATCACAGCCAGTGAGGAAGAAACGGCTGACAATGAGCCAGACCAGAGCAACATTGATTCAGAAg GATGGGTAAGGAGCACTGAAGATGCAGTTGATTATTCTGATATCAGTGAAGTTGCAGAGGATGAAACTCGTAAATACAGACAGGCCATGGGCAGCCTGCAGCCAGCACGGAGAGCAG ATGAAGGGGATGATGACTATGATGCTGATTGTGAGGACGTTGATTCCAAACTCATGCCTCCGCCCCCTCCCCCTAGTCTGCCAATCCCTGCAAAGAAAGAGGACACACCCACTCAGACCAGCAGTG tgagTGATGAGGGTGATGGCATCATCCTGCCTTCCATTATCGCTCCATCATCTGTGGGAGATAAGGTTGACTTCAGTAGTTCATCagacagtgagagtgagagtgatagACCGTCTCAGGGTTCAGGGACAGGAGGACAGAGACAGATGTGCCTCACCCTCCCTCTTGCGGGCATTATGCAAAAAGATGCGGCTAAAGCTCTGCCAGGAGTCACAGAACTTTTTCCTGAGTTCAGACCTGGAAAG GTGTTGCGGTTCTTGCGGTTGTTTGGTCCTGGTAAGAACATGCCTTCTGTTTGGCGAAGCGCTCGCAGGAAACGGAAACGAAAGCAGAGAGAGCCACTGGCAGACATGGCCCCAGGCGACAATGATTCGGATCCACCTGAGGGAGAAGCTAAGAAAAAATCAGGGTGGGACTATGAACAtgcacctccaccaccaccagagCAGTGTCTGTCTGATGATGAG ATCACCATGATGGCTCCAGTGGAGTCTAAGTTCATGCAGGTATCTGGTGAGGGTGATAAAGTTTCAGAAGTGAGGCCAAAGGTGGCAGAGTGGCGTTACGGTCCAGCACAGCTTTGGTACGACATGCTTGGCGTACCAGAGGATGGGAGTGGCTTCCATTATGGATTTAAACTCCGAGATGAACAACAGCAGGACAGTACAGACACCGTGGCAAAAACGACTGTGAATGCACCAGCATCTGCACCAGTCATCGAGCAGGCTCCACAACAAGATGCTTATGATGAG GGGGAGGATGTCTCTCAGATGCAGGATGAGATGTTTTTAATGGTGACCCAGCTGCAGTGGGAGGATGACATCATCTGGAATGGAGATGAGGTGAAACACAAGGGCACAAAGACCCAGCGTGCCAGTCTGGCCGGGTGGCTGCCTACTAGCATGACCCGTAATGCCAATGCTTATAATGCTCAGCAGG gTCTAAGTCGCAGTAATTCTCAACTTGTGCCCCTGACTCCTCCCCCTCTGGCCAAAACTCCATCCACAACAGGCTCCAAAAGAGACAAACACAGCCACGATCATCAAG CTCATGAGGATGATTCTCCGTGGTTCTCCATATTCCCGATTGATAATGAGGAGCTTGTGTATGGACGTTGGGAAGACAACATAATCTGGGATGATCAGTGCATGGACTGCCTCCCTTCTCCTCCCATTCTCACTCTTGACCCCAATGATGAAAACATCATACTCG ACATCCCAGATGAAAAAGAGGAAAGAGCTTCTCATTCCCCATCCAAAGACAACAAGAAAGAGACGGCACTGAAGAAAAGTCGCATTCTCCTCGGAAAGACTGGCGTCATCAAAGATGAGCCTCAAcag AATATGTCCCAGCCAGAGATTAAGGATCCCTGGAATCTGTCGAATGATGAGTTCTACTACCCCAAACAGCAGGGGCTCAGAGGATCCTTTGGAGGAAACATCATACAG CACTCTATTCCTACTGTGGAGTTGAGGCAGCCATTCTTCCCCACTCACATGGGACCCATGAAATTGCGTCTATTCCATCGACCATCCCTGAAGAAGTACTCTTTTGGAGCGCTGTCCCAGCCTGGCCAGCACCCGGTCCAACCCCTCCTCAAACACATTAAGAAGAAGGCTAAG ATGCGAGAGCAGGAGCGTCAGGCATCGGGTGGAGGGGACATGTTCTTCATGCGCACGGCTCAGGATCTTACGGGAAAAGATGGAGACCTCATTTTGGCAGAATATAGCGAGGAGTATCCTCCGCTTCTCATGCAAGTTGGGATGGCAACTAAGATCAAGAACTACTACAAAAGA AAACCAGGTAAAGACCCAGGAGCACCTGACTGTAAATATGGAGAGACTGTTTACTGTCACACATCACCTTTCCTGGGATCTTTGCACCCTGGACAACTACTGCAG GCTTTTGAAAATAACTTGTTCAGAGCTCCAGTCTACCTGCATAAGATGCCTGAGACGGATTTCCTGATTATCCGGACACGGCAGGGTTACTTAATAAGAGAACTGGTAGACATATTTGTGGTGGGACAGGAATGTCCTCTCTATGAGGTGCCAGGGCCCAACTCAAAACGAGCCAACACACACATTCGAGACTTCCTACAG GTGTTCATCTATCGTCTGTTCTGGAAGAGTAAAGATCGTCCTCGGCGTATACGTATGGAGGACATAAAGAAGGCCTTTCCCTCTCACTCTGAGAGTAGCATCCGCAAACGCCTCAAACTCTGTGCCGACTTTAAACGCACAG GTATGGATTCTAACTGGTGGGTATTAAAGCCTGATTTTCGGCTTCCTACTGAAGAGGAGATCAGAGCATTGGTCTCTCCTGAGCAGTGCTGTGCTTACTACAGTATGCTGGTAGCAGAGCAGAGACTAAAG GATGCTGGGTATGGTGATAAGTCATTCTTTGCACCTGACGAAGAGAATGAGGAAGAATTCCAGATGAAGATTGATGATGAG GTGCGCACTGCCCCATGGAACACAACCAGGGCGTTCATTGCTGCCATGAAGGGAAAGTGTCTCCTGGAGGTCACGGGGGTGGCTGACCCCACCGGTTGTGGAGAAGGATTCTCGTATGTTAAAGTCCCCAATAAACCTACACAGCAGAAG gatgatCGAGAGCCCCAGCCAGTGAAAAAGACTGTGACAGGAACTGATGCGGATCTCCGACGCCTGTCCCTCAAAAATGCCAAACAGCTGCTCCGCAAGTTTGGAGTTCCTGAGGAAGAG atAAAGAAACTTTCCCGTTGGGAGGTGATCGACGTCGTTAGGACAATGTCTACCGAGCAGGCTCGTTCAGGGGAGGGGCCTATGAGTAAATTTGCCCGTGGGTCTCGGTTCTCTGTAGCAGAACATCAGGAACGTTATAAAGAGGAGTGCCAGAGGATCTTTGACCTGCAGAACAA GGTGTTGGAGTCCACAGAGGTGTTGTCCACAGACACAGACAGCAGTTCCGCAGAGGACAGTGATTTTGAGGAGATGGGAAAAAACATTGAGAACATGCTACAGAATAAGAAAACCAGCTCTCAgctgagcagagagagagaagaacaggAGAGGAAAGAACTGCAGCGGATGCTGATGGGAGAGGACAATGAGAGGGAGAGGGGCCGCAAGGAACGACGCAAAggct CAAGTGCCCTATCCACGAGCTCTCACAAAGATGATGACGCATCCTCCGTCACTAGCCTGAACTCATCTGCAACAGGGCGAAGAATGAAGATTTATCGCACCTTTTGTGATGAGGATGGAAAAGAGTATGTGCGCTGTGAGACTGTCCGCAAACCATCTGTAATTGATGCTTATTTGCGAATACGCACCACAAAGGACAATGACTTCAT TCGTAAGTTTGCGTTGTTTGACGAGCAGCACAGGGAGGAGATGAGAAAGGAACGCAGAAGGATTCAGGAGCAACTGCGACGCCTCAAACGAAATCAGGAGAAAGACAAATTTAAAGGTCCACCTGAGAAAAAAGCCAAGAAGGCCAAAGAACGACCAGACCTGAAG CTGAAATGTGGAGCTTGTGGTGCAATTGGCCACATGAGGACTAATAAATTTTGCCCATTGTACTACCAAACCAATGCCCCGCCCTCAAATCCAGTGGCCATGACTGAGGAACAGGAAGAGGAGCTGGAGAAGACAGTGATCCACAATGACAATGAAGAACTCATCAAAGTTGAAGGAACCAAGATCGTTCTTGGAAAGCAGCTCATTGAGAG TGCTGATGAAGTACGGCGAAAATCTCTGGTTCTGAAGTTCCCCAAACAACAGCTTCCTCCCAAAAAGAAAAGACGTGTTGGGACAACTGCGCACTGTGACTACCTTAAT CGTCCTCATAAGTCCATCCATCGCAGAAGGACAGATCCCATGGTCACGCTCTCCTCCGTTCTGGAGAGCATCATCAACGACATGAGGGACCTTCCTAAT ACATACCCATTTCACACACCTGTGAACGGCAAAGTCATTAAGGATTATTACAAGATTATCACGCGGCCAATGGACCTGCAGACATTACGTGAAAACGTTCGCAAGCGCATATACCCATCTCGAGAAGAGTTCAGAGAGAGTGTCGAACTCATCTTCAAAAACAGTGCCACGTATAATG gtgcaAAGCATCTCTTAACCCTTGTTGCTCAGTCGATGCTGAATCTGTGTGACGAGAAACTGAAGGAG AAAGAGGAGCGTTTGGTTCGTTTGGAGAAAGCCATTAACCCTCTTCTGGACGATGATGATCAAGTCGCTTTCTCCTTTATCCTTGACAACATTGTCACTCAGAAGATGATGGCCGTTCCTGGC tcatgGCCCTTCCATCATCCTGTAAATAAGAAGTTTGTTCCTGATTATTATAAAGTCATCATCGACCCCATGGACCTTGACACACTTCGCAAG aacATCTCCAAGCACAAGTATCAGAACCGTGAGATATTTCTTGCTGATGTCAGTCTTATCCACGCCAACAGTGTCAAGTACAATG GGCCTGACAGCCCATATACCAAAACAGCTCTGGAAATTGTGAACCTCTGCAAACAGACTTTAGCAGAg TATGATGAACACCTGACTCAGCTGGAGAAGGATATCTCTACTGCTAAAGAAGCTGCTCTGGACGCCGCAGATCTTGAGAGCTTAGATCCATTGACCCCTGGACCATACACACCACaa GGTCGTCACAGAGGCAGAATGGGTGAGGATGAGTCTGATGTGGACATTGAAGGATatgaggaagatgatgatggCAAACCTAAAACACCTGCTCCG GCTGAAGAGGGAGATCTGGATGATGAGGATGAAGAGGATGATGACGATGAGCTCCTCATGCGGCCACAGAGGCGTATGCATGGAgacgaagaggaggaggaggatgatgaaggcTCCAGTCGGCAACAACAGGCCAGTGTGCTTTACCAGGATCTGCTGATGTCAGATGCAGAAGATGACGCCAGTGAGGAGGAGGGAGACAATCCATTCtgct CCATCCAACTGTCAGAGAGTGGCAGTGATAGTGATACTGACTTGGGGCATCAGGAAAGCACACGGATTGGACTAGAGCAGGAAGAGAGTATGATGTCATATGAAGGGGATGGGCCTGATGAGGAAACGCACATGGAGGATAGCAACGTCAG CTATGGCAGCTATGATGATGGAGATAGTCAGATGCAGAGACGGGTGTCCAGCCCTGGGACAGGAGAACGGGATGTAGAGGGGGTTTATGGGATGAgtgaagaggaagaagaagaggaggatgagAGAAGGAGAGGGCCTAGTGTTCTCACACAGGTCCAGCTAAGTGATGATGAGGAGGACAGTGAAGAATTCAGATCCATTGGAGGAGACATTGACATGGATTCAGACAACTAA